A DNA window from Mobula hypostoma chromosome 3, sMobHyp1.1, whole genome shotgun sequence contains the following coding sequences:
- the tlr1 gene encoding toll-like receptor 1, with protein sequence MKASNMDNCWKKKSPRQQNELFTLSNLPHYLCMRKEVQVASLHLGIGNGENVLSGFHLRDFLCFPAENGKVTDISSSALTTVPSNLLNQTEVLDLSQNNITEIYIQDFASLRWLRNLNLSSNRINNVASASFRSNQNLECLDLSKNELSSIECQFLYNVISLKYLDISYNRFHQLTLGKAFRLLKNLEYLGLGSRETINLQKNDLKEISGKQFQEVSIGLKYLSEYDPGTLTVLRTTKLRITLPSAGTEDLLKKVLRDAFISSDTLKLSNIDCSQVCINYIGGFQTVGKLSRVSSLSLEDLTISWQDLMSIAEPIWETHIKRISILNVTLNAVKDSAFQYSGKELETLILRRLRVTVFYFNQPIIYNFFAKIKVKNLIISNSDLIFLTCPEQGNHYKFMDFTDNSITSDFFFQECDTLILLETLILQQNKLFHFYKLSTMTQGMKSLKYMDVSQNQLTLNEKGKCLWTNSLKKLNLSSNSLTDLVFTCLPSNLEVLDMEKNDIYIVPKEINNLEMLMELYLGFNKLVRLPECGNFRNLEILYVQENLYQEPSTNFLQTCQRLTRLNAASNPYACTCHLRDFIRMKKNTQIELVGWPESYQCTYPLNLRGTLLRDFQISEMMCNTALLLVIILGSMIVLAVVMTLTCHFLDLPWYLRMICQWTQVKRRTMKTDSRQLSEHLIYHAFVSYSHNDSGWVKEQLLPNLEERENPFRICLHERHFIPGKGIIENIINCIEKSYKSIFVLSPNFVQSEWCHYELYFAQHQVLSEQSDNLILIVLEPIPQYMIPSKYYKLKSLMAKKTYLEWPIDKSKQRLFWANLQAAIGIKLAVSTEETLL encoded by the exons ATGAAGGCAAGTAATATGGATAACTGTTGGAAGAAAAAATCTCCCAGACAGCAAAATGAACTTTTTACACTAAGTAACCTGCCACATTATTTGTGCATGCGTAAAGAAGTGCAAGTTG CCAGTCTTCATCTGGGGATCGGAAATGGAGAAA ATGTTCTAAGTGGATTTCActtaagagattt TTTGTGTTTTCCTGCAGAGAATGGCAAAGTCACAGACATTTCGTCCTCTGCACTGACAACTGTCCCAAGCAACTTACTAAACCAGACAGAAGTATTGGATTTATCACAAAACAACATCACTGAAATTTATATCCAGGACTTTGCTTCTCTTCGCTGGTTGAGAAATCTGAACTTGTCCAGCAATAGAATCAACAATGTAGCAAGTGCTTCCTTCAGGTCTAATCAAAATCTAGAATGTTTAGACCTTTCCAAGAATGAACTTTCAAGTATTGAATGTCAATTTTTATATAATGTTATATCTCTCAAATACTTGGATATTTCTTATAATCGTTTTCATCAGCTGACCCTTGGGAAAGCATTTAGGTTGTTGAAAAATCTGGAATATTTAGGACTAGGCAGTAGGGAAACAATAAACTTACAGAAAAATGATCTGAAAGAAATATCAGGAAAACAGTTTCAAGAAGTTTCAATCGGATTAAAATATTTGTCTGAATATGATCCAGGTACTTTAACGGTTTTGAGAACTACTAAACTCCGCATTACTTTGCCATCTGCTGGCACAGAAGATTTACTTAAAAAGGTCTTGCGTGATGCCTTCATCTCTTCTGATACTTTGAAATTATCAAACATTGATTGCTCTCAAGTATGTATCAATTATATTGGTGGCTTTCAAACAGTAGGAAAATTGTCAAGGGTTAGTAGTTTGTCGTTAGAAGATTTAACAATCTCTTGGCAAGATTTAATGAGCATAGCAGAGCCTATTTGGGAGACACATATTAAACGTATAAGTATTTTGAATGTAACATTAAATGCCGTTAAAGATAGTGCATTTCAGTATTCAGGCAAAGAATTGGAAACATTAATTTTAAGAAGATTAAGAGTCACTGTATTCTACTTCAATCAACCAATCATTTATAATTTCTTTGctaaaataaaagttaaaaatctAATTATTTCTAATTCAGATTTGATCTTCCTGACCTGTCCAGAGCAAGGAAACCATTATAAGTTCATGGACTTTACAGATAATTCAATTACCAGTGATTTTTTCTTCCAAGAGTGTGATACCCTAATTCTTTTGGAAACCCTTATCTTACAGCAGaacaaattatttcatttttacaaATTGAGTACAATGACCCAAGGTATGAAATCCCTTAAATATATGGATGTGAGTCAAAATCAACTTACTCTTAATGAGAAAGGAAAATGTCTTTGGACCAACAGTTTAAAGAAACTGAACCTGTCATCAAACAGTCTGACAGATTTGGTTTTTACGTGTTTACCCAGTAACCTGGAAGTCCTCGACATGGAGAAAAATGATATTTATATTGTGCCCAAAGAAATAAATAATCTGGAGATGTTGATGGAATTATACCTTGGCTTTAATAAGTTGGTTAGACTGCCTGAATGTGGCAACTTTAGAAATCTTGAGATTTTGTATGTTCAGGAAAACTTATATCAGGAACCTTCTACCAATTTCCTTCAAACTTGTCAAAGGCTGACCAGACTGAATGCTGCCTCTAATCCATATGCATGCACCTGTCATCTGAGAGACTTCATCAGGATGAAGAAAAATACCCAAATAGAACTGGTGGGATGGCCGGAGTCATATCAGTGTACTTATCCATTGAATCTTAGAGGAACTCTGCTGAGGGATTTCCAAATATCAGAAATGATGTGCAACACAGCTCTTTTATTGGTGATTATACTGGGCAGTATGATTGTTTTAGCAGTTGTAATGACACTGACATGTCATTTTTTGGACTTGCCTTGGTATTTGAGAATGATTTGTCAATGGACCCAGGTGAAGCGCAGAACGATGAAGACAGACAGCCGCCAATTAAGTGAACATTTGATCTATCATGCTTTTGTGTCTTATAGCCATAATGATTCTGGGTGGGTGAAGGAACAGTTGTTGCCAAACTTGGAAGAACGAGAAAACCCATTCAGGATATGTCTTCATGAAAGACATTTTATTCCTGGCAAAGGAATTATTGAAAATATAATCAATTGTATAGAGAAGAGTTACAAATCAATATTTGTGTTGTCACCCAATTTTGTTCAGAGTGAGTGGTGTCATTATGAACTTTATTTTGCGCAGCACCAGGTATTAAGTGAACAGTCTGATAATTTGATACTGATTGTTTTGGAGCCAATTCCTCAATACATGATCCCATCCAAATATTATAAACTAAAATCACTTATGGCAAAGAAGACTTACTTAGAATGGCCTATAGACAAAAGCAAACAGAGACTATTCTGGGCCAATTTGCAAGCAGCAATAGGAATAAAACTAGCTGTTTCAACAGAGGAGACATTGCTGTAA